One Hevea brasiliensis isolate MT/VB/25A 57/8 chromosome 5, ASM3005281v1, whole genome shotgun sequence genomic region harbors:
- the LOC110661944 gene encoding auxin transporter-like protein 2 yields MLPQKQAEEAIVSNFSETEHEGKEEEKEEENSMFSVKNFLWHGGSAWDAWFSCASNQVAQVLLTLPYSFSQLGMLSGILFQIFYGLVGSWTAYLISVLYIEYRSRKEKENVSFKNHVIQWFEVLDGLLGPYWKAVGLAFNCTFLLFGSVIQLIACASNIYYINDHLDKRTWTYIFGACCATTVFIPSFHNYRIWAFLGLGMTTYTAWYLAIAALVHGQVEGVTHTGPKKLVLYFTGATNILYTFGGHAVTVEIMHAMWKPQKFKYIYLLATLYVFTLTIPSATAVYWAFGDELLNHSNAFSLLPKTGFRDAAVILMLIHQFITFGFACTPLYFVWEKVIGMHDTKSICLRALARLPVVIPIWFLAIIFPFFGPINSAVGALLVSFTVYIVPSLAHMLTYRKASARQNAAEKPPSFLPSWTAMYVVNTFVVVWVLVVGFGFGGWASMTNFVKQVDTFGLFAKCYQCKPPVPPPAVAAPPTSNTTHHP; encoded by the exons ATGTTGCCTCAGAAGCAAGCAGAAGAAGCAATAGTCTCCAACTTCAGCGAGACAGAGCATGAGGgcaaagaggaagagaaagaagaagaaaactcCATGTTTAGCGTTAAGAATTTTCTCTGGCACGGTGGCTCTGCCTGGGATGCTTGGTTCAGTTGTGCTTCCAATCAA GTAGCGCAAGTACTATTGACACTGCCTTACTCCTTCTCTCAACTGGGTATGCTGTCAGGGATTTTGTTTCAAATATTCTATGGGCTTGTAGGAAGCTGGACTGCTTATCTTATCAGTGTGCTGTACATAGAGTACAGAAGCCGAAAGGAGAAAGAGAACGTGAGCTTCAAGAACCATGTTATACAG TGGTTTGAAGTGCTTGATGGGTTACTGGGTCCGTACTGGAAGGCAGTAGGACTTGCGTTCAATTGTACTTTCCTTCTCTTTGGATCTGTCATTCAACTTATTGCTTGTGCAAG TAACATATACTACATCAACGACCATTTGGACAAGAGGACATGGACATACATTTTTGGAGCTTGCTGTGCTACTACAGTTTTCATACCCTCTTTTCACAACTACCGGATTTGGGCTTTTCTTGGCCTTGGTATGACCACGTACACTGCCTGGTACCTAGCCATAGCAGCACTTGTTCATGGCCAG GTCGAAGGAGTAACGCACACTGGTCCCAAAAAGCTAGTGCTTTACTTCACCGGAGCAACCAACATCCTGTATACGTTTGGTGGACACGCTGTTACAGT GGAAATCATGCACGCTATGTGGAAGCCTCAAAAATTCAAGTACATATATTTACTAGCTACACTCTACGTTTTTACACTAACAATTCCGTCTGCCACCGCCGTCTACTGGGCTTTCGGCGATGAACTACTCAATCATTCTAACGCCTTCTCTCTTCTCCCCAAAACTGGATTCCGTGATGCTGCTGTTATCTTAATGCTTATTCACCAG TTCATAACATTTGGATTCGCATGTACACCTCTGTACTTTGTGTGGGAGAAGGTGATAGGAATGCATGACACCAAGAGCATATGCCTGAGGGCACTTGCAAGGCTGCCGGTGGTGATACCCATATGGTTTTTGGCCATTATTTTCCCATTTTTTGGACCTATTAACTCTGCAGTTGGTGCACTGCTGGTCAGCTTCACCGTTTACATCGTCCCATCTTTGGCCCACATGCTTACCTACAGAAAAGCCTCTGCTAGACAG AACGCAGCAGAAAAGCCTCCGTCCTTTTTACCAAGCTGGACTGCCATGTATGTTGTAAACACCTTTGTGGTGGTGTGGGTTTTGGTTGTTGGTTTTGGGTTCGGTGGATGGGCCAGCATGACCAACTTTGTCAAGCAAGTTGACACATTTGGGCTCTTCGCCAAATGCTACCAATGCAAGCCCCCAGTACCTCCACCAGCAGTAGCAGCACCGCCAACTTCTAATACTACCCATCATCCATGA